The proteins below are encoded in one region of Phaseolus vulgaris cultivar G19833 chromosome 1, P. vulgaris v2.0, whole genome shotgun sequence:
- the LOC137814537 gene encoding serine/threonine-protein kinase CTR1-like, with product MEMSARRSSNYSLLNQTPEDNPLFESPSGDGKNNRSKLERVSDWDSVVDHRQGNRIGNLYSSFGMQRQSSGSSFGESSLSGEFYAPTMSTMAPEETDEFKFGEVRGRIPDAGAAMSGGSYGKSGGSYSKSWAQQTEESYQLQLALALRLSSEATCADDPNFLDTVPHESSSSRATCSAETVSHRFWVNGCLLYFDKIPDGFYLIHGMDPYVWTLCTDLQESGRIPSIETLKSIDPSSKSSLEVILVDRLSDPILKELQNKVHDIFCRSISTTYVVEQLAKLVFDCMGGSASVWEDNLFPIWRECINNLRDRLGSVVVPIGSLSTGLCRHRAVLFKVLADTIDLPCRIAKGCKYCSREDASSCLVRFGPDREYMVDLIGKPGCLCEPDSLLNGPSSISFCSPLHFPRLKPAEPTIDFRSLAKQYFSDCVSTELVFDSGVAEQYERQYRDRNPGPIPNDNNRSSLVPPQPQAYRPSAHNRGSETFKSGNPPQNVVEPSLPSKDSLPLKHNRPGHRDAQTRLLISSKPSRDFSLDMEDLDIPWTDLVLKGRIGSGSFGTVHQAEWNGSEVAVKILMEQDFAGERFQEFLREVAIMKNLRHPNIVLLMGAVTKPPNLSIVTEYLSRGSLYRLLHKPGATEMLDERRRISMAYDVAKGMNYLHKRNPPIVHRDLKSPNLLVDKKYTVKVSDFGLSRLKANTFLSSKSAAGTPEWMAPEVLRDEPSNEKSDVYSFGVILWELATLQQPWSNLNPPQVVAAVGFKAKRLEIPRDLNPQLASIIEACWANEPWKRPSFSSIMDSLKGLIKPPIPQPGRPNMSLPI from the exons ATGGAAATGTCTGCCAGAAGATCCAGCAACTACTCTCTCCTCAACCAAACGCCAGAGGACAATCCGTTGTTCGAATCTCCTTCCGGAGACGGTAAAAACAACAGAAGCAAGTTGGAGAGAGTATCCGATTGGGACTCCGTCGTCGATCACAGACAGGGGAACAGGATCGGGAATTTGTACTCCTCTTTCGGGATGCAGCGACAGTCGAGTGGGAGCAGTTTCGGTGAAAGCTCACTCTCCGGCGAGTTTTACGCTCCCACTATGTCCACTATGGCCCCCGAGGAGACTGACGAATTCAAATTTGGTGAGGTCAGAGGCAGGATTCCAGACGCTGGGGCGGCGATGAGCGGCGGATCCTATGGCAAGAGCGGCGGGTCCTACAGCAAGAGCTGGGCTCAGCAGACTGAGGAGAGTTATCAGTTACAGCTGGCATTGGCTCTTCGACTTTCCTCTGAGGCTACTTGTGCTGATGATCCCAATTTTCTGGATACAGTGCCCCATGAATCATCCTCTTCAAGGGCAACGTGTTCGGCAGAGACAGTGTCCCATAGGTTTTGG GTGAATGGCTGCCTATTATACTTCGACAAAATTCCTGATGGATTTTATCTAATTCATGGAATGGATCCGTATGTATGGACTTTGTGCACTGATCTGCAGGAAAGTGGCCGAATTCCTTCAATAGAGACACTAAAATCTATAGATCCTTCTTCCAAATCTTCACTTGAAGTAATTTTGGTGGACAGACTTTCTGATCCTATCTTAAAAGAATTGCAGAACAAGGTACATGACATTTTTTGTCGTAGCATATCAACAACATATGTTGTAGAACAGCTTGCAAAGCTTGTATTCGATTGTATGGG GGGTTCAGCTTCTGTATGGGAAGACAATCTTTTTCCCATATGGAGGGAGTGCATTAATAATCTAAGAGATCGCTTAGGATCTGTCGTTGTTCCTATTGGCAGCCTATCTACTGGACTTTGCAGGCATCGTGCTGTATTATTCAAA GTGCTAGCTGACACCATTGATTTACCGTGTCGAATTGCAAAGGGCTGTAAATATTGTTCAAGAGAAGATGCCTCATCATGTCTTGTTCGATTTGGCCCTGACAG GGAATACATGGTTGATCTAATTGGAAAGCCGGGTTGCTTATGTGAGCCTGATTCCTTACTGAATGGTCCATCCTCCATCTCATTTTGTTCACCCTTGCACTTTCCAAGACTCAAACCAGCTGAACCTACCATTGATTTCAGGTCACTGGCCAAACAATATTTCTCGGATTGTGTGTCTACTGAGCTTGTCTTCGATAGTGGTGTTGCAG AACAGTATGAAAGGCAGTACAGGGACAGGAACCCTGGGCCAATTCCAAATGATAACAACAGAAGTTCTCTTGTTCCTCCACAACCACAAGCTTATCGTCCAAGTGCACATAATCGAGGCTCCGAAACATTTAAATCAGGTAACCCTCCACAGAATGTTGTAGAGCCGTCATTGCCAAGCAAGGATTCATTGCCTTTAAAGCATAACCGTCCTGGTCATAGAGATGCACAGACCAGATTACTGATTTCTAGCAAACCATCTAGAGACTTTTCCCTAGATATGGAGGATCTGGACATTCCATGGACTGATCTTGTTTTGAAAGGGAGAATAGGATCAG GTTCTTTTGGAACTGTACATCAAGCTGAGTGGAATGGCTCG GAGGTTGCTGTGAAAATTCTGATGGAACAAGACTTTGCAGGTGAACGCTTCCAGGAATTCTTGAGGGAG GTTGCAATAATGAAAAACTTACGGCATCCAAACATTGTTTTGCTTATGGGTGCAGTCACTAAGCCTCCCAATTTATCAATTGTCACAGAATACTTGTCCAG GGGTAGCTTGTATAGGCTGTTGCATAAACCTGGTGCCACAGAAATGTTGGATGAGAGACGCAGGATTAGTATGGCTTATGATGTG GCTAAGGGGATGAATTATCTTCATAAACGAAATCCTCCCATTGTTCATAGAGATCTGAAATCTCCAAACCTTCTTGTTGACAAGAAATATACAGTGAAG GTTAGTGATTTTGGGCTTTCCCGACTAAAGGCAAACACATTTCTCTCATCCAAGTCAGCTGCTGGGACA CCTGAGTGGATGGCTCCAGAAGTTCTTCGTGACGAGCCATCCAATGAGAAGTCAGATGTTTACAGCTTTGGTGTCATCTTGTGGGAGCTCGCAACATTGCAACAGCCTTGGAGTAATTTGAATCCACCACAG GTTGTGGCAGCTGTTGGCTTTAAGGCAAAAAGACTTGAAATACCACGAGATTTAAATCCTCAATTAGCATCAATAATTGAGGCTTGCTGGGCCAA TGAACCCTGGAAACGCCCTTCTTTTTCAAGTATTATGGATTCTTTGAAAGGATTGATCAAACCCCCTATACCTCAACCTGGTCGTCCAAACATGTCATTACCCATTTGA